In Parasphingorhabdus halotolerans, a single window of DNA contains:
- a CDS encoding FixH family protein has translation MNRTKKTITGFHVTLMFVAFFGVIMAVNFLMAGLALGSFSGTVVDNSYVASQKYNQWLEESRKEAAHGWTVNEPVRVSDRLQMSVTGSSDTALSDATITAIAEHPVGRTEALSLTFEEKMPGQYTSNEALPAGRWKLKISISEGGRSFDLVGEVM, from the coding sequence ATGAACCGAACCAAAAAGACAATCACCGGTTTTCACGTGACCTTGATGTTCGTCGCCTTTTTTGGTGTCATCATGGCGGTTAATTTCCTGATGGCTGGTCTGGCGCTCGGATCTTTCAGCGGGACCGTCGTCGACAATAGCTATGTTGCGAGCCAGAAATATAACCAATGGCTGGAGGAAAGCCGGAAAGAAGCGGCACATGGCTGGACGGTGAATGAACCGGTCAGAGTATCAGATCGCCTACAAATGTCGGTGACTGGCTCTAGCGACACTGCACTTTCCGACGCCACTATTACCGCTATTGCCGAGCATCCCGTGGGCCGCACGGAAGCCTTGAGCCTGACATTCGAGGAAAAAATGCCCGGCCAATATACCAGCAACGAGGCTCTTCCCGCTGGCCGTTGGAAACTTAAAATCTCCATTTCCGAAGGTGGACGCAGCTTTGACTTGGTTGGCGAGGTCATGTGA
- a CDS encoding heavy metal translocating P-type ATPase, with amino-acid sequence MRCAGCISKIERGLADLPGVINARVNFSTKQVAVSHVPELTEDKLKSAIGQLGFEAQILADNPLSEDRGDTKRLLRALAVAGFGMMNIMLLSVSVWSGAVGVTKDLFHWLSALIAIPVIAYAGRPFFASAVMALRYMRTNMDVPISVGIILATGLSLYETATSGEHAYFDGVVMLIFFLLAGRVLDGMMRDRAREGISALLKQTAPGAMVLQSDGTTRWIKAGNIEAGMVMQVSAGEILAADGVIIEGRSGFDLSMLTGESDPQQRCEGDEVLAGTMNLSAPVQVRVTAAGKDTSISDIARLMDEAGQHRSFHVRVADRAARYYAPAVHSLALLAFIGWMLAGVGWHQALLISVAVLIITCPCALGLAVPAAQVVASGALMRKGVLVKDGSALERLAEADMALFDKTGTLTLGRPEPVNLDGLTAEQRKIALALAQASTHPISRAIHTALIAKGTTPERIDGLAEISGYGMTGSLSGVPVSLGRSDQTGRLLSCTLKIGDDQFDIHLQDNLRPDANETLEKLKAGGINSSIISGDSPEAVSVVSGILGITAQANALPQDKLDLIDRLAKDGHRVLMVGDGLNDGPALAAAHVSIAPGSASDVGQQAADAVFTSDSLLPVALAVRVARKTMQTVRQNFALAIGYNILAVPLALAGLVTPLIAAIAMSLSSLIVVGNALRLYGAAK; translated from the coding sequence ATGCGCTGTGCGGGATGCATATCGAAAATTGAGCGCGGACTGGCGGATCTGCCTGGAGTGATCAATGCGCGGGTGAATTTTTCGACCAAGCAAGTCGCCGTATCCCACGTTCCCGAACTGACCGAAGACAAACTGAAAAGCGCTATTGGCCAGCTGGGTTTTGAAGCCCAAATATTGGCCGATAATCCGCTGTCCGAAGATCGCGGCGATACCAAGAGGTTGCTCCGCGCGCTGGCCGTCGCAGGGTTCGGAATGATGAATATCATGCTGCTGTCGGTGAGCGTATGGTCGGGTGCGGTGGGCGTGACCAAAGACCTGTTCCACTGGCTGTCCGCGCTTATCGCTATTCCGGTTATCGCCTATGCGGGACGACCTTTTTTTGCCTCAGCGGTTATGGCATTACGTTACATGCGGACCAATATGGACGTGCCCATAAGTGTCGGCATCATCCTCGCGACAGGGCTGAGTCTTTATGAAACCGCAACCAGCGGCGAGCATGCCTATTTTGACGGCGTGGTCATGCTGATTTTCTTCCTGCTGGCAGGGCGTGTACTCGACGGCATGATGCGCGACCGTGCCCGCGAAGGTATTTCTGCATTGCTCAAGCAAACCGCCCCAGGTGCGATGGTTTTACAATCGGATGGTACCACCCGTTGGATCAAAGCGGGGAACATCGAAGCTGGAATGGTGATGCAGGTGTCAGCGGGTGAAATTCTCGCTGCTGATGGCGTAATCATAGAGGGTCGCAGCGGCTTTGACCTCTCCATGCTGACCGGAGAAAGCGATCCGCAACAGCGCTGTGAAGGCGATGAGGTTCTGGCGGGCACAATGAATCTGTCTGCACCTGTGCAAGTTCGCGTAACGGCTGCGGGCAAGGACACCAGCATATCGGATATCGCCCGTCTGATGGACGAAGCGGGTCAGCACCGCTCCTTCCATGTGCGCGTCGCCGACCGGGCCGCCCGCTACTATGCGCCCGCAGTCCACAGTCTGGCGTTGCTCGCCTTTATTGGCTGGATGCTGGCCGGAGTGGGCTGGCATCAGGCTTTGCTGATTTCCGTCGCGGTACTTATCATTACCTGTCCCTGCGCGCTGGGCCTCGCCGTTCCGGCCGCTCAGGTTGTGGCGTCCGGCGCATTGATGCGTAAAGGGGTGTTGGTCAAAGACGGCAGTGCATTGGAAAGACTGGCCGAAGCCGATATGGCGCTGTTCGACAAAACCGGTACCTTGACGCTCGGACGGCCGGAGCCGGTGAACCTTGATGGGCTGACTGCGGAGCAGAGGAAAATTGCGTTGGCGTTGGCACAGGCCAGCACGCATCCGATTAGCCGGGCGATCCATACCGCATTGATCGCCAAAGGCACGACGCCCGAGCGGATCGATGGATTGGCTGAGATTTCCGGCTATGGCATGACGGGCAGCCTTTCCGGCGTGCCAGTCTCGCTTGGTCGATCCGATCAAACCGGTCGCTTGCTAAGTTGCACGTTAAAAATTGGCGATGACCAGTTCGATATCCATCTGCAAGACAATCTTCGCCCTGACGCCAATGAGACATTGGAGAAGTTGAAAGCAGGCGGCATCAACTCCTCGATCATTTCTGGCGACAGCCCTGAAGCTGTATCGGTGGTTTCGGGTATCTTGGGAATTACCGCACAGGCCAATGCTCTGCCACAGGATAAGCTTGATCTGATTGATCGATTGGCAAAGGATGGACACAGAGTTTTAATGGTTGGTGATGGTCTAAACGATGGCCCCGCACTCGCTGCTGCTCATGTCTCCATCGCCCCGGGTTCCGCCAGCGACGTCGGCCAGCAAGCCGCCGACGCCGTTTTTACCAGCGATAGCCTGCTGCCGGTGGCTTTGGCAGTCAGGGTCGCCCGCAAAACTATGCAAACCGTGCGACAAAATTTTGCGCTGGCGATAGGTTATAATATCCTGGCGGTTCCTTTGGCACTTGCCGGGCTTGTCACGCCGCTTATCGCCGCAATAGCGATGTCGCTCTCTTCGCTCATCGTTGTTGGCAATGCTCTGCGTCTTTACGGAGCCGCAAAATGA
- the ccoS gene encoding cbb3-type cytochrome oxidase assembly protein CcoS translates to MSGLAILIPAALFMGLCGLAFFFWAMRNDQFEDLDGAAQRVLIDEEVEDDSV, encoded by the coding sequence ATGAGTGGCTTAGCCATCTTGATTCCAGCGGCACTTTTTATGGGACTTTGCGGTCTCGCCTTTTTCTTCTGGGCGATGCGCAACGACCAATTTGAAGATCTGGACGGAGCAGCACAGCGCGTCTTGATCGATGAGGAGGTGGAAGATGACAGTGTTTAA
- a CDS encoding TIGR00341 family protein: MSARLVEIIVPDAQIQQAGEIITRHCRRFWQEVVPDGREKYSCIVQQRYLERLLAELDEHFLECDGYSAIAVEIDALSPQLLENSETRIATSTDLPPPTRLESFFTRERISTNELYEDIEPSLSLKPNYLLTVILSALIAALGMRSGQTAVVIGAMVIAPMLGPTMALALAATVGNGKLGKRAATTLTVGLLIGFIFTMLLGAMITVDPTVPELLNRTIVQPADIALALACGAAGVLAFSQGASLALVGVMIAVALVPPLSASGLFFGSGQVELGFKAMFLLMTNLVCVNVAGIAMFLIQGLPPKDWRMTGGIFAVWSFILALFIGLVGGRIAFG, encoded by the coding sequence GTGTCGGCGAGGCTTGTTGAAATCATTGTTCCCGACGCCCAAATCCAGCAAGCAGGTGAAATTATCACGCGGCATTGCCGGCGTTTCTGGCAGGAGGTCGTTCCGGACGGCCGCGAGAAATATTCCTGTATTGTGCAGCAACGTTATCTCGAAAGACTGCTTGCGGAACTGGATGAACATTTTCTGGAATGCGACGGCTATTCGGCAATTGCGGTCGAGATTGATGCGCTGTCGCCACAGCTTCTGGAAAACAGTGAAACTCGGATCGCCACTTCTACCGATCTGCCGCCGCCCACCAGGCTGGAGTCCTTTTTTACACGCGAGCGGATCAGCACCAACGAGCTTTATGAAGATATCGAACCAAGCCTTTCGCTGAAACCAAATTATTTGCTCACAGTCATTTTGTCCGCCCTTATTGCGGCTCTTGGCATGCGCAGCGGGCAGACAGCTGTTGTTATCGGGGCGATGGTTATTGCGCCTATGCTGGGTCCAACAATGGCATTGGCGCTGGCTGCGACCGTTGGCAATGGCAAACTCGGTAAGCGGGCCGCAACTACGCTGACTGTTGGTCTGTTGATCGGATTTATCTTCACGATGCTACTTGGCGCGATGATCACCGTCGATCCAACCGTGCCGGAACTCCTTAACCGGACAATCGTGCAGCCAGCCGACATTGCTTTGGCCCTTGCTTGCGGTGCTGCGGGCGTGCTTGCCTTCAGCCAGGGTGCATCACTGGCATTGGTCGGGGTTATGATCGCGGTGGCGCTGGTCCCCCCGCTTTCTGCCAGCGGACTGTTTTTTGGTAGCGGCCAAGTTGAGTTGGGATTCAAGGCGATGTTCCTGCTGATGACCAATCTGGTATGCGTCAACGTTGCCGGGATCGCGATGTTTTTGATACAGGGATTGCCGCCGAAAGACTGGCGGATGACCGGCGGCATTTTTGCAGTCTGGTCATTTATACTGGCGCTTTTCATCGGTCTTGTTGGAGGACGCATCGCTTTTGGCTAG
- a CDS encoding response regulator transcription factor, producing the protein MTSERLVYVVDDDDAVRRSAAFMLRHAGFQVRPVESGVTFLKLAKDAERGCVLLDIRMPEMDGLEVQQEMVKQGIDMPVVILTGHGDVEVAVQAMRAGAINFLEKPYEKEALLAAMEEAFERLENSDLKEMASSEAKVRLACLTGRERDVLEGLMTGYPNKTIAYDLGISPRTVEIYRANMMEKLRVRSLAEALRIGFAAEENVTSKPGPVTN; encoded by the coding sequence ATGACGAGTGAGCGTTTGGTCTATGTTGTGGATGATGATGATGCGGTCCGCCGGTCCGCCGCCTTCATGCTGCGCCATGCCGGTTTTCAAGTTCGCCCGGTTGAGTCCGGCGTCACGTTTCTGAAACTGGCCAAGGATGCCGAACGCGGCTGCGTGCTGCTTGATATCCGGATGCCGGAAATGGATGGGCTGGAAGTGCAGCAAGAGATGGTCAAACAGGGCATCGATATGCCGGTGGTCATTCTGACTGGACATGGAGATGTAGAGGTCGCTGTTCAGGCGATGCGCGCCGGGGCGATCAACTTTCTCGAAAAGCCCTATGAGAAGGAAGCTTTGCTGGCCGCGATGGAGGAAGCATTTGAACGGCTGGAAAATAGCGATCTAAAGGAAATGGCATCGTCGGAAGCAAAAGTCCGGCTAGCATGCCTGACCGGGCGCGAGCGTGATGTGCTTGAAGGCTTAATGACGGGTTATCCCAATAAAACCATCGCCTATGATCTGGGGATATCGCCGCGCACGGTAGAGATTTATCGGGCCAATATGATGGAAAAGCTGCGTGTTCGCAGTCTTGCGGAAGCATTACGCATTGGGTTTGCGGCCGAAGAGAATGTGACGAGTAAACCCGGCCCGGTGACAAATTAA
- a CDS encoding PAS domain-containing sensor histidine kinase has translation MGDNISINTDRQAYLEAVLATLPECVAIIDRNFRLIDMNQAGLAKVGVSRFEDLPDGAPLTIISEQCRPVYEEAFRAILIGKKDAIGKPFRIELESVDGIMRLMECRFAPLHDDKGNVDSVVVTSRDISEWQKDLAASERSGSILQSILATVPAGMVVIDEQGLITSFSATAQALFGYSETELLGQNVKILMPAPHHDRHDDYIKHYLQTGEQHIIGIGRKVEGRRKDGTIFPMQLEVGEARIGEECLFTGFIVDLTEQTRTAAEMQALQAELIHASRLSAVGTLASALAHEINQPLTAISNYLSAARDMVAEGSEIDQDMLTEALRESVSESLRAGTIVRRLREFVAKGEINRQALSIAQLVEDATTLGLVGAHDKGVEWAIDIAPDTNHVFVDRVQIQQVMVNLMRNAIEAMAESPVKHLGITVRSVDENQVEILVSDTGCGIDPEVGDKIFNPFASTKGDGMGLGLSICRTIIEAHDGKISVESNPDGGSIFRVSLLKAKKEQTDDE, from the coding sequence TTGGGTGACAATATTTCCATAAATACGGACCGACAGGCCTATCTGGAAGCCGTGCTGGCAACCCTGCCCGAATGTGTTGCGATAATTGATCGCAATTTCCGGCTCATTGACATGAACCAGGCCGGTCTTGCAAAAGTTGGTGTGTCCCGATTTGAAGATCTTCCTGACGGTGCGCCATTGACGATTATTTCGGAACAATGTCGCCCGGTGTATGAGGAAGCCTTCCGGGCGATCCTCATCGGTAAAAAGGACGCTATCGGCAAGCCCTTTCGGATCGAACTGGAATCGGTTGATGGGATCATGCGATTGATGGAATGCCGCTTTGCGCCTCTGCATGACGATAAAGGCAATGTGGACTCCGTCGTCGTAACATCGCGCGACATTTCCGAATGGCAAAAGGATCTGGCCGCATCGGAACGGTCAGGCTCCATATTGCAATCCATATTGGCCACTGTTCCTGCCGGGATGGTTGTCATCGATGAGCAGGGCCTCATCACTTCGTTTAGCGCTACCGCTCAAGCGCTTTTCGGATACAGCGAAACCGAGCTGCTGGGTCAAAATGTCAAAATATTAATGCCTGCGCCACATCACGACCGCCACGATGACTATATCAAACACTATCTGCAAACGGGCGAGCAACATATTATCGGGATTGGCCGGAAAGTTGAAGGCCGCAGGAAAGACGGCACGATATTCCCGATGCAGCTCGAAGTCGGAGAGGCGCGAATTGGCGAGGAATGCCTGTTTACAGGTTTTATTGTCGACCTGACCGAACAGACCAGAACAGCGGCCGAGATGCAGGCCTTGCAGGCCGAGCTGATCCACGCATCAAGGCTAAGCGCAGTGGGTACATTGGCGTCAGCGCTCGCACATGAAATCAACCAGCCTCTGACTGCCATTTCCAACTATCTTTCTGCAGCGCGTGACATGGTGGCTGAAGGGTCGGAGATCGATCAGGACATGCTGACGGAAGCCCTTCGTGAGAGCGTTTCGGAAAGTTTGCGCGCCGGAACAATTGTCAGGCGATTGCGCGAATTTGTGGCCAAGGGCGAGATAAACCGGCAGGCTTTGTCGATAGCACAATTGGTCGAGGATGCGACGACGCTCGGGCTTGTTGGCGCTCATGACAAGGGCGTGGAATGGGCAATCGATATCGCGCCGGATACCAATCATGTTTTTGTTGACCGCGTCCAGATCCAGCAAGTGATGGTCAATTTGATGCGCAACGCGATTGAGGCAATGGCCGAAAGCCCGGTCAAACATCTCGGCATTACCGTGCGCTCGGTCGATGAGAATCAAGTTGAAATTCTGGTTAGCGATACCGGTTGCGGCATTGATCCGGAAGTGGGAGATAAGATATTTAATCCGTTCGCCAGCACCAAAGGCGACGGGATGGGACTGGGGCTTTCAATCTGCCGCACGATCATTGAAGCCCATGACGGAAAAATAAGCGTCGAGTCCAATCCCGATGGCGGATCAATTTTCAGGGTTTCATTGCTGAAAGCGAAAAAGGAGCAAACAGATGACGAGTGA
- a CDS encoding Hsp20/alpha crystallin family protein → MSKKKTNLPSESKSVRNGPVSRFNVPVTASNVWEPFSRIRDEFDRMFDDTPGNAFGSRMLQKLYDNADPAVELRDRKDEYQLVAEVPGMSTDDIEIKLSDGMLRVSGEKSESHEEEGESFMFSERHYGSFERAIKLPNGVDHQKISAEAKDGLLTVHIPKSAEAIQKERKIPINTA, encoded by the coding sequence ATGAGCAAGAAGAAAACTAATCTCCCCTCTGAGAGCAAATCCGTCAGAAATGGCCCGGTCAGCCGGTTCAATGTTCCGGTAACCGCGAGCAATGTCTGGGAGCCGTTTTCACGGATACGCGACGAATTTGACCGGATGTTTGATGATACTCCGGGCAACGCGTTTGGCTCGCGGATGCTGCAAAAACTATATGACAATGCCGACCCTGCTGTCGAATTGCGGGACAGGAAGGATGAATATCAACTGGTCGCCGAAGTGCCCGGCATGAGCACCGACGATATTGAGATCAAGCTCAGCGACGGCATGCTGCGGGTATCGGGCGAGAAATCGGAAAGCCATGAGGAAGAAGGCGAAAGCTTCATGTTTTCCGAGCGGCATTATGGTAGCTTCGAGCGCGCAATCAAATTGCCAAACGGCGTCGACCATCAGAAAATCAGCGCCGAAGCCAAGGATGGCCTGCTGACTGTACATATCCCGAAAAGTGCAGAAGCCATCCAGAAAGAACGCAAGATCCCTATCAACACTGCCTAA
- a CDS encoding universal stress protein: MKHKPILLATDMTARCDRPLDRALMLAKLWETQLIIAHVVDPKTAGKKGLIPSDISIRIREELPVTDVDVRISVHMGNISDEILGVAKSEGCGLIVTGVAHYDGISDIFLGTPVDHLLRSAPIPILIVKRKPILPYDNIVIATDFSSCALKALNTAAALFPKSPLHLVHAYHVPYTGWLKSDAVEKEVDSEEAKLMERFLAQTSIDNETFDRLSSSIEKGEPGKIILQKIEETKSELVVLGTSGRSGTVHTSLGTNARLVLGWLKQDVLMVRE, from the coding sequence ATGAAACATAAGCCAATCCTGCTGGCGACAGATATGACAGCCCGTTGCGACCGTCCGCTGGACCGTGCACTGATGCTGGCGAAACTCTGGGAAACGCAGCTCATCATCGCCCATGTTGTCGATCCCAAAACGGCCGGGAAGAAGGGGCTAATACCCAGCGATATCAGCATCCGGATCAGGGAAGAGCTTCCGGTGACCGATGTCGATGTTCGGATCAGCGTACATATGGGCAATATTAGTGATGAGATTCTCGGTGTTGCCAAAAGCGAGGGATGCGGTCTGATTGTTACCGGTGTGGCCCATTATGATGGCATCAGCGATATTTTCCTCGGCACTCCGGTTGATCATCTTTTACGAAGCGCGCCGATTCCCATCCTGATTGTCAAACGCAAGCCGATCCTGCCCTATGACAATATCGTGATCGCGACCGACTTTTCCAGCTGCGCGCTCAAGGCACTGAACACCGCCGCTGCGCTCTTTCCGAAATCCCCGCTCCATCTGGTTCATGCTTACCACGTTCCCTATACGGGGTGGTTGAAATCAGATGCGGTGGAAAAAGAAGTCGATTCCGAGGAAGCGAAGCTGATGGAACGGTTCCTCGCCCAGACCTCAATCGACAATGAAACATTTGATCGCTTGTCATCTTCAATCGAAAAAGGCGAACCGGGCAAGATCATTCTCCAAAAAATCGAGGAAACAAAATCCGAGCTAGTGGTTCTGGGAACCAGCGGGCGGAGCGGCACCGTGCACACCAGCCTTGGTACCAACGCAAGATTGGTCCTGGGCTGGCTCAAGCAGGATGTTTTGATGGTGCGCGAGTAA
- a CDS encoding L,D-transpeptidase family protein — MRITITVIAAFVLAWTVPVQSQDASRWNALQIAQLQTLIDDLPAQGLDACNVSNTSAKDDAQLMIVAKQLADAYLEGCNRGIGRLRWHIESRDNLIDTGKLLRLALQRDELGPLFGALRPQNPNYLALRAALQTEVDPEKQRILKLNMERWRWMPLYLGEKYLVVNAASFEVTLWENHKPVGRWPVIVGKATSQTPVFDTRVEGVTLNPWWEIPSSIVAEGIGSMVRNNPTAARRKGYVVQDGQYRQRPGPGNALGQMKLIMPNPYSVKLHDTSNRSLFTKQVRTLSHGCVRVGDAIGFAKTILAQDMSSAAVDNILDSRTTKSVKITQTIPIYITYFTAGMDAEGGVAFFPDVYGRDSVRLAEREPFRDECHS; from the coding sequence ATGAGAATAACAATCACTGTGATTGCCGCTTTTGTATTGGCTTGGACGGTTCCGGTACAATCGCAAGATGCATCCCGTTGGAATGCCCTGCAAATTGCCCAGCTTCAGACTCTGATTGACGACTTGCCCGCCCAAGGGCTCGATGCATGCAATGTTTCAAATACATCTGCCAAGGATGACGCACAATTGATGATCGTGGCCAAGCAATTGGCGGACGCTTATCTGGAAGGTTGCAACCGGGGCATAGGCCGTTTGCGCTGGCATATCGAAAGCCGGGATAATCTGATCGATACCGGAAAATTATTGCGGCTGGCCCTGCAACGCGACGAACTGGGCCCATTATTTGGTGCCTTGCGTCCCCAAAATCCCAATTATCTGGCTTTGCGCGCGGCGTTACAGACCGAGGTCGATCCGGAAAAACAGCGAATATTGAAGTTGAATATGGAGCGCTGGCGTTGGATGCCGCTTTATCTTGGCGAGAAATATCTGGTCGTCAACGCCGCCAGTTTTGAAGTCACGCTTTGGGAAAATCACAAACCCGTTGGGCGATGGCCGGTGATCGTCGGAAAGGCCACATCTCAAACTCCGGTTTTCGATACTCGGGTGGAAGGCGTCACGCTCAACCCCTGGTGGGAAATTCCGTCAAGCATTGTTGCAGAAGGCATTGGATCTATGGTTCGCAACAACCCAACTGCGGCCCGGCGCAAAGGTTATGTTGTGCAAGACGGCCAATATCGCCAGCGCCCCGGACCTGGCAATGCGCTGGGTCAGATGAAGCTGATCATGCCCAATCCTTACTCGGTCAAATTGCACGACACTTCAAATCGGAGTCTGTTCACAAAACAAGTCAGGACGTTAAGCCACGGTTGCGTTCGGGTCGGCGACGCCATCGGTTTTGCAAAAACGATACTGGCGCAGGATATGTCTTCAGCCGCGGTGGACAATATCTTGGATTCAAGAACCACCAAGTCAGTAAAAATTACCCAGACAATTCCAATCTACATCACCTATTTTACCGCAGGGATGGACGCTGAGGGAGGTGTAGCTTTCTTTCCCGATGTTTATGGAAGAGATTCAGTAAGACTGGCCGAGAGGGAGCCGTTTCGGGATGAGTGCCATTCCTGA
- a CDS encoding MBL fold metallo-hydrolase yields MNEVTVTFHGAAGTVTGSCFEIQGANKTIIVDCGMFQGTRSLEKLNYEKLPFDARDIDAVILTHAHLDHSGRLPCLYINGCSAPTYCTKPTADILKPLLQDSAKLQAASVERRNRRADRAGLTPFEPLYTGPDITALFKHIQAVDYCEEIDLGNGVSFRFWDARHIVGSASIEINIAGQRILVSGDIGTGAPIYCADQMLGGYDHVICESTYGDRDREDMLISERREELAAFVEDTVKAGGNLLIPAFAVERTQAILEDFAALFDSGRLSPVNVFLDAPLAQKITRTILRYRNSGLDIMNRTNIRFIQSVEESKKLNRMTGMVIIAGSGMCEGGRIRHHLIRNLPNRHSRLLFTGFQVAGTLGSVLRDGAKAVRISGNDVLVNAEIANLDGYSNHADRKGLLQWTKDRGPVSGTIFLVHGEEKSLRSFADGLAESGSYPAAIIPALGEKWGLQAATLANELSSPRADARRLVAPRDWISQLAELRASVDQKIHTLKSDKDREKLLRGLRRALESVG; encoded by the coding sequence ATGAACGAAGTTACTGTTACATTTCACGGCGCAGCGGGGACAGTCACTGGTTCGTGTTTCGAAATCCAGGGAGCGAACAAAACAATCATCGTTGATTGCGGGATGTTTCAGGGAACGCGCTCGCTTGAAAAGCTGAATTATGAAAAACTGCCTTTCGATGCGCGCGACATTGATGCCGTAATCCTGACGCACGCCCATCTCGATCATAGTGGGCGGCTACCTTGCCTGTATATCAATGGCTGCAGCGCTCCAACCTATTGCACGAAACCCACTGCAGATATTTTAAAGCCGCTCTTGCAGGACTCAGCCAAACTACAAGCCGCATCAGTCGAGCGCCGCAACAGGCGGGCCGACCGTGCAGGACTGACGCCGTTTGAGCCGCTATATACCGGTCCCGATATCACCGCGCTGTTCAAGCATATCCAAGCCGTTGATTATTGCGAGGAAATTGATTTGGGCAATGGCGTCTCGTTCCGTTTCTGGGATGCGCGTCATATTGTTGGATCGGCGTCGATTGAAATCAACATTGCCGGGCAGCGGATATTAGTCTCCGGTGATATCGGTACCGGCGCACCAATCTATTGTGCAGATCAGATGCTCGGCGGCTATGATCATGTCATCTGCGAGTCCACCTACGGTGATCGTGATCGCGAAGACATGTTGATCAGCGAGCGACGTGAAGAACTCGCGGCCTTTGTCGAAGACACAGTCAAGGCAGGCGGAAACCTTTTAATACCGGCATTTGCAGTAGAACGCACACAGGCCATACTGGAAGATTTTGCCGCGCTGTTCGACTCCGGCCGTCTTTCACCGGTCAATGTGTTCCTGGACGCGCCATTGGCCCAGAAAATTACCAGGACGATTTTGCGCTACCGCAATAGCGGGCTCGATATCATGAACCGGACGAATATTCGATTCATCCAGTCGGTGGAAGAATCCAAGAAGCTCAACAGAATGACCGGCATGGTGATCATTGCAGGGTCTGGCATGTGCGAGGGTGGGCGGATCCGCCATCATCTGATCCGCAATTTGCCCAATCGCCATTCGCGTCTATTGTTTACCGGCTTTCAGGTCGCGGGCACGCTCGGCTCGGTCTTGCGCGATGGCGCGAAAGCCGTACGCATTTCGGGCAATGATGTTCTGGTGAATGCCGAGATAGCCAATCTCGATGGCTATTCCAATCACGCGGATCGCAAGGGTTTGCTGCAGTGGACAAAGGATCGCGGCCCTGTGTCGGGCACAATTTTTCTGGTCCACGGGGAGGAAAAAAGCCTTCGCAGTTTTGCCGATGGCCTTGCAGAGAGTGGATCATATCCCGCCGCTATAATTCCAGCATTAGGCGAAAAATGGGGATTGCAAGCGGCAACGCTGGCAAACGAATTATCGTCTCCGCGCGCCGATGCCAGACGACTGGTTGCCCCCAGAGACTGGATTTCACAACTGGCTGAGTTGCGCGCGTCAGTTGATCAGAAAATCCACACCCTAAAATCCGACAAGGATCGCGAAAAATTGCTCAGGGGGCTCCGGCGAGCGCTGGAGAGTGTTGGCTGA
- a CDS encoding universal stress protein, which produces MKSVLLYINDDTGLDARLQAALDLTRAVDGHLHCLRSNPYSPQMAFDGVTGMSVMYDVAKMTQEADLALRQEIEQRLSSEDVSWNYREENADSARGLAKNSALTDIIVLSSASGDKDNNIPIGILGDVLFNTRIPVLVQPDSVKKFDATGTALIAWNGSFEAGNALRASVPLLKLAKDVHILTVDEDKDHDLPPLDASEYLSRHGIKSEVHQQTGKKSSAQTALLASIDGLKASYMVMGAYGHSRAREFLFGGVTRSLFRDCPVPLVVSH; this is translated from the coding sequence GTGAAATCAGTGTTGCTCTATATTAACGATGATACCGGATTGGATGCGCGACTTCAGGCAGCTCTGGATTTGACCCGTGCAGTTGACGGACATCTCCATTGCTTGCGTTCCAACCCCTATAGCCCGCAGATGGCTTTTGATGGCGTGACCGGCATGTCTGTCATGTATGACGTCGCCAAAATGACCCAGGAAGCCGATTTGGCTTTGCGACAGGAAATAGAACAGCGTCTTTCCAGCGAAGATGTCTCGTGGAATTACCGTGAAGAAAACGCAGATTCTGCGCGGGGACTGGCAAAGAACTCTGCACTGACCGACATCATCGTCCTGAGTTCCGCCAGCGGTGACAAAGATAATAATATACCGATCGGGATATTGGGCGATGTACTTTTCAACACGCGCATACCCGTTTTGGTTCAGCCGGACAGTGTGAAAAAATTTGATGCGACGGGTACTGCCCTGATCGCGTGGAATGGCAGCTTTGAAGCGGGCAATGCGCTGCGGGCGTCGGTTCCCCTGCTCAAGCTCGCGAAAGATGTGCATATCCTCACGGTCGATGAGGACAAGGATCATGATCTGCCACCTCTGGATGCATCCGAGTATCTGTCGCGGCATGGGATCAAATCAGAAGTGCATCAGCAAACCGGCAAAAAATCATCGGCCCAGACGGCTTTGCTTGCGAGCATTGATGGCCTGAAAGCCAGCTATATGGTGATGGGTGCCTATGGCCACAGTCGAGCGCGCGAATTTCTGTTTGGCGGCGTAACCCGCAGTCTGTTCAGGGATTGCCCCGTACCCTTAGTTGTTTCGCACTGA